In one window of Vulpes vulpes isolate BD-2025 chromosome 1, VulVul3, whole genome shotgun sequence DNA:
- the TIMMDC1 gene encoding complex I assembly factor TIMMDC1, mitochondrial has protein sequence MAVRPRAPQCFLCGRLGPLPRVFAAGAVAAEAGALAGDQELPEYAESGWDRLRDLFVKDEQQRTSKELENIYKAAVSAGIIGWAYGGIPAFIHAKQRYVEQSQAEVYHNRFDAVQSAHRAATRGFIRYGWRWSWRTTVFVTIFNTVNTGLNVYRNKNALSHFVIAGAVTGGLFRINLGLHGLVAGGIIGALLGAPVGSLLMAFQKFYGETVQERTQKDRKALHELKLEESKARLQFTQLLPEEIESSLQKNQSKDDVKKIEALLNLPRNPSSTNKQDKD, from the exons ATGGCGGTGCGGCCGCGGGCGCCTCAGTGCTTCCTCTGCGGGCGGCTGGGTCCTCTCCCCCGCGTCTTCGCTGCTGGAGCTGTGGCCGCCGAGGCGGGGGCCCTCGCGGGGGACCAGGAGCTGCCCGAGTACGCGGAATCCGGATGGGACCGCCTCCGGGACCTGTTTGTCAAAGA TGAACAACAGAGAACTTCAAAGGAACTTGAGAATATTTATAAGGCAGCAGTTTCAGCAGGCATCATCGGCTGGGCATATGGCGGCATACCAGCTTTTATTCATGCTAAACAGCGCTATGTTGAACAGAGCCAAGCAGAAGTTTATCATAACCGATTTGATGCTGTG CAATCTGCACATCGTGCTGCCACACGAGGCTTCATCCGGTACGGCTGGCGCTGGAGTTGGAGAACTACAGTGTTTGTGACTATATTCAA CACAGTCAACACTGGTCTAAATGTGTACCGAAATAAAAATGCTCTAAGCCATTTTGTCATTGCAGGAG ctGTCACAGGAGGTCTTTTTAGAATAAACTTAGGCCTGCACGGTCTGGTGGCTGGTGGCATAATTGGAGCCTTGCTAGG CGCTCCTGTAGGAAGTCTTTTGATGGCATTTCAGAAGTTCTATGGGGAGACTGTccaagagagaacacagaaggaTCGCAAAGCACTCCATGAGCTAAAACTGGAAGAGAG taAAGCCAGACTACAATTTACTCAGCTCCTCCCTGAAGAAATTGAAAGTAGCTTACAGAAAAATCAATCCAAAGATGATGTTAAGAAAATCGAAGCACTGCTAAATCTTCCTAGAAACCCTTCATCaacaaataaacaagacaaagactaa